The following DNA comes from Agromyces mangrovi.
TGACCTCGTCGATCTCACTGAGCCGGCCGTCGAAGTCGCTCTCGTCGGCGAGCTCGACGATCCAGCCGCGCGCGAGCCGGCCACCGCTGCGCAGCGGCACCCGCACCGCGGCGCCCTGGACCGCCCGGTCGGCGAGGGCCTCGGGAACGGCGTAGTCGAACAGCTGGTCGAGCTGCGGCAGGGGCGAGTCGATCGCGACCCTGGCGACGCGCCCGCCGGGCATCAGAGCCGTGCGGCGCTGCGCAGGTCGTCGACGCGGTCCGTGCGCTCCCAGGTGAAGTCGGGCAGCTCGCGGCCGAAGTGCCCGTAGGTCGACGTCTTCGCGTAGATCGGCCGCAGCAGGTCGAGGTCGCGGATGATCGCGGCCGGACGCAGGTCGAACACCTCGCGAATCGCGCCGATGATGCGCTCCTCGGGCACGTGGGCGGTGCCGAAAGTCTCCACGTAGAGGCCGACGGGCGCGGCCTTGCCGATCGCGTAGGCGACCTGCAGCTCGAGCCGGTCGGCGAGGCCCGCGGCGACCGCGTTCTTCGCGACCCAGCGCATGGCGTACGCGGCGGAGCGATCGACCTTCGACGGGTCCTTGCCGCTGAACGCACCGCCGCCGTGTCGGCTCGCGCCGCCGTAGGTGTCGATGATGACCTTGCGGCCGGTGAGCCCGGCGTCGCCCTGCGGGCCGCCGATCTCGAAGCGACCCGTCGGGTTGATGAGCACCTTCACGTTCGTCGCGTCGAGGCCAGTGCGCTCCACGACGGGGCGGATCACGGTCTGCTCGACCTCGGCGCGGAGCGTCGCGGTGTCGACCTTCGGCGAGTGCTGCGTGGACAGCACGACCGTGTCGATGGTGCGCGCGACGTCGCCCTCGTAGCCGACCGTGACCTGCGTCTTGCCGTCGGGGCGCAGGTAGTCGAGCTCGCCCGAACGACGCACCGCGGCGAGCCGCTCGGCGAGGCGGTGCGCGGTCCAGATCGGGATCGGCATGAGTTCGGGGGTCTCGTTGACCGCGTAGCCGAACATGATGCCCTGGTCGCCCGCGCCCTGGCGGTCGAGCTCGTCGATGCTGGCACCCTCGCGGGACTCGAACGCCTGGTCGACGCCCACCGCGATGTCGGGCGACTGCCCGCCGATCGAGATCGACACACCGCACGAACGGCCGTCGAACCACACGTCGGACGAGTCGTACCCGATCGACGTGATGCGCTCGCGCACGATCGCGGGGATCTCGACGTACCCGGTCGTGCGCACCTCGCCCGCGACGTGCACGAGGCCCGTGGTCACGAGCGTCTCCACCGCGACCCGGCTGTGCGGGTCGACGGTGAGCAGTGCGTCGAGGATCGAGTCCGAGACCTGGTCGCAGATCTTGTCGGGGTGCCCCTCGGTGACCGACTCGGAGGTGAACAGGCGGAGTTCGCTCATGCGGTTGGTTCGATGTCCCTTCGTGGCGCACGGACGCCGCGGGCGCGGCATCCGTCGGTCTCAGACAACCATGTCGAGGATGCCGTGCGCCACCGACAGCTTGTCCCCGTGTACGCGTGTGACGACCTCGCCGCCTGCGCCGATGACGACGACGGCGTTGTCGGGCGTGCCGAAGCCCTCGCTCCAGCCCACGCGGTTCACGACGAGCAGGTCGCAGCCCTTCGCCTCTCGCTTGGCACGCGCCACCTCGAGCAGCCGATCGTCGTCGGGCTCGGTCTCGGCGGCGAAGCCCACGAGCAGCGTGCCCTCGTGCGGCTCGTGGCCCAGTTCGGCGAGTATGTCGGGGTTGCGCACGAGCTCCAGGGTCATCCCGTCGCCCGAGTCATCCTTCTTCAGCTTCAGCTCGCTGACCGCCGCCGGACGGTAGTCGGACACCGCCGCCGCCATCACGACGACGTCGGCGCCCGCCGCGGCCTCGCGCACCGCGGCACGCAGCTCCGCGGTGGTGGAGACGTCGCGCACGTCGCATCCGTCGGGCCGCTCGACCTCGAGGTTGGCGGCGATGAGCGTCACCTCGGCGCCGCGCGCACGGGCCGCGTCGGCGATCGCGACGCCCTGGCGGCCGCTCGAGCGGTTGCCGAGGAAGCGCACCGGGTCGAGCGGTTCGCGGGTGCCGCCCGCGGTCACGACGACGCGACGGCCGGCGAGGTCGCCGACCGGTGCCGTCACCCGGGCGAGTGCGGCCGACACGATCGCGGGCGGCTCCTCCATGCGACCCGGTCCGCTGTCGGCACCGGTGAGCTGGCCGACCGCGGGGCCGACGATCGTCACGCCGCGGGAGCGCAGTGTCGCGATGTTCGCCTGCGTGGCGGGGTTGCGCCACATCTCGGTGTGCATGGCAGGCGCGATCACCAGCGGCGCCTCCGAGGCGAGCACGGTGTTGCCGAGCAGGTCGTCGGCGAGGCCCGCCGCGAGCCGCGCGATGGTGTTCGCGGTCGCCGGGGCGATCACGATGAGGTCGGCGGCCTGGCCGATGGCGACGTGCCGCACCTCGGCGACGCCCTCGTAGAGCTCGTCGTGCACCGGGTTGCGGCTGATCGCCTCGAGCGTCGGGCGACCGACGAAGCGCAGCGCCGACTCGGTCGGGACGACGTGCACGTCGTGCCCGGAGAGCACCAGCTCGCGCACGACGCCGACGGCCTTGTACGCGGCGATGCCGCCGGTGATGCCGACGACGACGTTCAACGGCGCCACCTCGACGCGGCCGGCTACTCGCCGGCCGGGGTGATCTTGAGCTTGTCCTCGTTGATCTCGTGCAGCGCCACCGACAGCGGCTTGTCGTCGATCGTCGAGTCGACAAGGGGCCCGACGTTGTCGAACAGGCTGCCCTCGTGCAGGTCGGCGTAGTAGTCGTTGATCTGGCGCGCGCGCTTGGAGGCGAAGATGACGAGTGCGTACTTCGACTCGACCTTCGACAGCAGGTCGTCGATGGGCGGGTCGATGATGCCGGTCAGCTTGTCTGCCATGGCGTGCTCCTTCTGGGTGCGTGGGTCGCGCGGACGGTTGCGCGGAAGATCGAGAATGCGGGCAGGCTACCGCCCGCGGGCCCGAGGCCGCATCAAGTCTACGACGTTCTGCGCGGCCTCGGCGACGTCGTGGTTCACGACCGTGTGGTCGAACTCGTCCACTGCTGCGAGTTCCACCCGTGCCGTCTCGAGCCGGCGCTGCTGCTCGGCGGGCGATTCGGTGCCCCGTCCGACCAGCCGCCGCACGAGCTCGTCCCAGGTCGGCGGCAGCAGGAAGATGAGCGTCGCC
Coding sequences within:
- the metK gene encoding methionine adenosyltransferase, giving the protein MSELRLFTSESVTEGHPDKICDQVSDSILDALLTVDPHSRVAVETLVTTGLVHVAGEVRTTGYVEIPAIVRERITSIGYDSSDVWFDGRSCGVSISIGGQSPDIAVGVDQAFESREGASIDELDRQGAGDQGIMFGYAVNETPELMPIPIWTAHRLAERLAAVRRSGELDYLRPDGKTQVTVGYEGDVARTIDTVVLSTQHSPKVDTATLRAEVEQTVIRPVVERTGLDATNVKVLINPTGRFEIGGPQGDAGLTGRKVIIDTYGGASRHGGGAFSGKDPSKVDRSAAYAMRWVAKNAVAAGLADRLELQVAYAIGKAAPVGLYVETFGTAHVPEERIIGAIREVFDLRPAAIIRDLDLLRPIYAKTSTYGHFGRELPDFTWERTDRVDDLRSAARL
- the coaBC gene encoding bifunctional phosphopantothenoylcysteine decarboxylase/phosphopantothenate--cysteine ligase CoaBC, which translates into the protein MNVVVGITGGIAAYKAVGVVRELVLSGHDVHVVPTESALRFVGRPTLEAISRNPVHDELYEGVAEVRHVAIGQAADLIVIAPATANTIARLAAGLADDLLGNTVLASEAPLVIAPAMHTEMWRNPATQANIATLRSRGVTIVGPAVGQLTGADSGPGRMEEPPAIVSAALARVTAPVGDLAGRRVVVTAGGTREPLDPVRFLGNRSSGRQGVAIADAARARGAEVTLIAANLEVERPDGCDVRDVSTTAELRAAVREAAAGADVVVMAAAVSDYRPAAVSELKLKKDDSGDGMTLELVRNPDILAELGHEPHEGTLLVGFAAETEPDDDRLLEVARAKREAKGCDLLVVNRVGWSEGFGTPDNAVVVIGAGGEVVTRVHGDKLSVAHGILDMVV
- the rpoZ gene encoding DNA-directed RNA polymerase subunit omega, giving the protein MADKLTGIIDPPIDDLLSKVESKYALVIFASKRARQINDYYADLHEGSLFDNVGPLVDSTIDDKPLSVALHEINEDKLKITPAGE